TGCATCACTTATGGTAAGATTCTGTGATGAGATCTTGGCTTCTTCATACCAAAAATGGTTGATGAATATTCGGCCAGCAAGAAAGATCTTTGGAGacatggcttgtctttgattctgcttaaccaccacaggaagtagctagagtggcgaagtgatggaggaggcagagattggagcagatgaagccatcatcatcatgaagcatcaagggccagaaatccatcttggggagcaagccaaggatggagcgttcagattgatgaagggtgatgagcaaggaaggactagaggtatttgcatgttggttatgcgtgagttacctcttctctctttctggccgaaccggtttaTTCTGCATGGAGaagaagttaagcttggtttGTTTGGTTTCAACTGTGGAGGCTTCACTCTTCTATAAAAAGGGTGAACAGCCatggtttgaagcaaggagaGTAAGTGCAGAGTTCTTATAGCTACCcaagctaacagaagttcttctccttcaatgttttctattttgtaattttctgtttaattttgtcatatcttgagtctcatggaaaaaggcaaacagtgaggtttgtatgaaaaagtcatagagcggaaaaaggcagagagtgcaaaattaaaagaaaaagccatagatgtcttagagttcctttgtacgtCTATGttatgtttcatgattctgtgggaattcccttgtaagttgggttagcactttacaaatGTGTAATCTGGattattatagtgaaattccatcattgttgtgatgaagactggatgtaggctgcattgcacttagcagttgaaccaggatatatctgggtttaatcttctctctctacttcttcatttctgtttctgctgcacaggaactaaaataaaaaatgtctcgtgccaagtgatgagacaaaagtaaaaaatcTCGTGgttagggacgagacaaaaacaaaaaagtctcctcaaagacTAGAAAGTGTATTCAAGCAGAAAAGGGgactaagattcaaccccccttctcttagccactgaaaccatcacaACTGACCCTGTAGTTGGCACCGATCAAAATGGGAAAATATTTTGGAGTCGAATTCATAGCTACTGTGTAGAATATTGCTCCGACATGACAAGGGGGTAGTTGCATGTAAGAAACTATGGTATAAGATCAACAAGGCTGTTGCACAATTTGCTGGTTGCTACGATCAAGCTAGTCGAAACATAAGGAGTGGTTCGAACATGATGATATAAAGGAGTTCGCTTATAAACTTTATTCCACAAATTATGGTCAAAAATTCACTTTTGAGAGGCATTAGAACATGCTTCGGTTGGAGCAAAAATGGAGAAGCCAACTACCTACACAGAATGGCGGCTCAAAGAGAACCAAGGTTAGTGCAACTGGAGCATACTCATCCTCATCAAACCCAGAAACACCGTTGGCTGACGAGCCCAGTGTGGACTCTCCCGTTCGCCCACAaggatcaaagaagagcaagcgAAAAGGTAAGGGAAAAGCACAAATGTCTGAAAATTTTAGCGAAAGAAAATTATCggttgttaaaaaattatctctcatggaagatatTAAGAATGTTAGAGAAAAGGAACTAATGGATAGGGAAAAATGaagagaagaggagaaggaaCATAGAGCAAAGATTATGGCTATCAAAGAGAAGGAGTTACAAATTCAAGCggcaatgaaagaacaagaattacaaGCTCAAGCggcaatgaaagaacaagaattacaaATTCAGAGGTATATTAAAGAAATGGAgataaaagcaaaagaaagggaaaTGGAAAGGATGGCTAAGGAAAGGAAAAGGGAGATGGATATGCAAATACTTAATGCTAACACGTCTTCAATGAGTGAAAAACAACGAGCTCTTCATGAGATTGCATGCGAGAAAATAATCGCCAAGTGGTTTACTTAATGGTTCCTTGTATTCGTAGAGGTATgtagtatgttcttatttttactGAGTATTACTGGTATGTGATgtagtttgttttatttatttctgatgtaagtttttaaattagtcaatatTATTGTGCCCTTATTGTTCATGAAAGTGGCCattgcaaaactagccgttaaGTAGTcgttgcaaaactagccgttgCAAAACTAGTCGTTACCTAGCCGTTAAGGTACTTATTGCCAACACACTTATAAATATCAACTATCAATGACTCCGCAACTCCACTTCAACTCTTGTTTCTCACCTCGAAAGAGaactaaaaattacatttctaaATATGGCTAGAAATTTTGATGATATGTTTAATGAGGCTTTGTATGGCAAAAGAAGACGGCAAGATAACACACTCATAGATAATTGGTTCGATGAGTGTTTACTCGAagattcagaagaagaaaatatcgATAGAAGTTCTATCCCAATTACTCGTAGATGGATCAACAGAGATCGAGAAGCAAGACATGATCGCCTTTTCTAAGACTACTTTGCAGATGAACCGGTGTATAATGCTGACATTTTTCGACGGAGATTTCAAATGAGAAGACATGTGTTCCTTCGGATAGTAGACACTCTCCCAAACGTCTATTCGTATTTCCAACAGAGGGTTGatgcaactggaagaagaggcttGTCGCCACTCCAGAAATGTACCGCTGTGATATGGATGTTAGCATATGGCGTAGCAGCTAATGCTGTTGATGATTATGTGTGCATAGGCGAGATCACTACAATTGAATGCTtgaaaaaatttgttgaaggtgTCATTTCGGTGTTCGAGGATAAATACTTGCGAAAATCCAATCCAAATGACATACAACGCCTGCTACAAATGGCGGATGGTCGTGGCTTCCCTAGCATGTTGGGTAGCATTGACTGCATGCATTGGCAATGAAAAAATTGTCCGAAGGCATGGAAAGGTATGTACATGAGTGGCTATCGTGGGGTTGCAACCATAGTACTTGAGGTTGTAGCATCTTCAGACCTTAGGATATGGCATACATTCTTTGGAGTTTTTGGTTCAAATAACGATATCAACGTGTTAGATCGTTGGAGGTAAATTATACTATTAATGGTAATAATTATACTATGGGATACTAATTAGCAGATGGTATTTATCCTGAATGGGTCACATTTGTCAAATCAATCTCAAAGCCACAAGGGAAAAAACGCAAGTTATTTGCACAATACCAAGAAGGGCAAAGAAAAGATGTGGAACGAGCATTCGGAGTATTGCAAGCACACTTTGCAATTATACGTGGTCCAGCTCATttttggaaaaagaagaagcttgccaaCATAATGAGAGCTTATATTATATTGCATAATATGATTGTTGAGGATGAAAGAGACACTTATGCAGGAAATTTTGCTCAAGGCTTAGAGTATGATGATGTCGAAAATGGCTTATCACAACATCAGTTGGGAGAAGAAGATTTTGCACCATACCATCAATTTCTCCAAAGAAATGCCCAACTTCAAAATAGGCAGCAGCATAGACAATTGAAAGAGGACTTGATTGAACACATATGGCAATTTCACAATGCTTGTCGTCAACTATAGAGcataattatgtttttctttgtattaagtagttttacaaattagtgtaatcccgaattatatattgtgtattattgttatatatgaatttatttaatattaatatcttttaatagtgaattatttttaaatttaaaaatttaaattacattattaaaaaaaatcaattatattaatttcaagtattttaattaattaattaagtgggaccATAATAGGGACTAAAATTAGTTCCTTCTAATGGAGAAGAGATAAATgttttgagttcctatttactgtttataacgcaaaagctgatgtggagttactttttatgacaggTGAGCCATAAACAGCAACTGAAATGAATTTTCTACCGAAGATAATCTTAGTTTGGTGtccattttgtccccttttctTCCTTTTAGTAGCACGTTGTTCTTATTGTACTAATCAAATCAGAATCATTTTGGCTCCAAGTTTAATCCTTTTCCTCCATCTTATTTTGAAGCAATTGATTTGGtgccaaatataaaatatttttaattttatgtcaTCTATCTGTGATGACTGATGATGCAGCAGCTTCATTTCTTTCTAGCATTGAGTGGCTTTCTTGAGGCTTGTTTGGAATGTTGTAGACTTGGTCCATATTGTTAATTAAGTCAAACACTAATATGTACTTATATCACCAACAATCGGCTAACTTTTTTGCCATTAAACAATTAATGTGGGTTTGCACAATAATGCACTCATCAAACACATTTTTAGGCTtttaaattcaatcaattatatgTTTGtctttatcaaaaatattattattttttaactcaataattttgttgttttgatattttttttgggACACCATCAAGCTAATTCTTGGCTTTGAACTTTGTTCCTTATAAGCTCTTTGCTAagcatagaaaataaagaaggaaTTGAGATATTGAGGTTAGATtggatgaagaataaaatattaaaaaataaaaaatatgcaggactcttttatattttaaacaataaaatatggAATAttctttataatattttaaggaTGGGCAAAAATAATCCTCTCATTGACCAGGTAACCAAATCCATAGTCGAATAAGATTTAGgagtttaaaaatagaatatgaTTTTAACCATTGTAAAAGAGTCTTTGATGATCATAAATAGGAACATAATGGATATGTAAGGAGTAATAGTGAAATATATCCTAAAAAGattatgtgttttttatttttatttttggatgatttttttaatcacatttgtcctgaatgattttatttaaattatattcgtTTTTTCATACTGTTGTTAAGGAGTATGTGAATTTTAAACgttgttattttaaaagaagaaagactAACTCTTCATCTTTTGAACAAGAGTCTTCATTTGTTCTTTTTCACTCTCATTTTTACTGTCTGTTTTTCTAACCCATGACCACTATTAGAGTAGTCGTAAAGTATTGTTAATGTGTCCGTTTTGGAACTTAGTGAAAATCTTGTTGACAACAAAGCAGATTTTGATTCTGCCGGCGATCGCACGCCATTCTGCAGCCTCGACTCTCACTCTTCCGACTTCAGAATCAACCTCAATGAGACAAAAACAAAGTATCTTCAGCCTCCTACTCAAGATAACTCAACAGAATCTAAGTTTAAAAGCAAATTAAAAGAGGCTAAAATTTAACCCTTCTTTCTCTTAGTCATTGATTATCattattaactaataatatttttaatattcacGTCACTcatttcattaaatattaatgtcAAATTTAATggtaagataaaattaaatctatttaaattttttttaacaaaaaaaagatatttaaaatattagggaCTAAATTAAGATTTGACCAAAAtgctaaaaactaaaataatattttcttcttAAAAGTAACAACTATagcaataataattattaacaaataaaaaaataaatagatgaTTATAATAGTAATATATTGTAAATGGCTACCTACAAATTTATGAGTATTGATCTAAATATAAGTatacacattttttttttgagaaaaaaaaaagctctTGTATGGATGAAAACTCACTTGATATGTCCCAAATTTGTTATAATTGAAATACAATTGTACGTTAAAGATTTAGTAATAATTAGAGCATtttcaatatttaattttaattttattttattttagctaTTATAAAATATCACATATTTATAGgattatatatcataaaatttgatttgaaattcagatttatcactttaatttttagttttattttaatttaaactttcaattatttttaatatttcaaataattttaattaaattataaaaatttaactaaatgtaaaaatataaaattaaaaatataataattatatatcatatttGAAAGATattacatattaataaaaatacattttaaaatattacctAATTAAGCAtaacaacattaaaaaatacattacatATTAAGAAAACGCACACATACTTAaaatattacataaataaaataatgacaAAGACAAGGTAATATTAAGCTCTAAACTTATTAACTTATTAAGCATTGTGTACTCATATCTTTTACTATTGAATTAAAtgaagtagaaaataaaaatggaagtgATATTGAACTTTGATTATTCGTGAAAAATAGAACTTATAAATTGGATGGGACTtgtaattgagaaaaaaaaacagagtatttgaattttggctcattggatttaaaaaatatttgcaatgaaaaaataaaaattttgtaggtgtgaaaattgaaaattttgtgcATTTGAATgaggataaaaattaaaattttgtaaataattaaaaaaattatcaaagaagaagataataaaaaataaaataacaaacataaaagtacaaatatattttgattgaaattttattataatgttACAATATCTATTTAATAGATTATACAAATAGTAATATttctttgattattttaaaaataataccgTCTCTCCTTATTAATATTAggatcatttaaaaaaattatatccaacttaaattttaattataattagtttaattactgtaaaattaaaaatgatattcAAAATTGAGCccattaaaattattcttaataCACATTATTAATATGAGagatttcattatttttatactCGTATTCCTAGTCAAACCAAACGATAATCGTCTAGGAGTTTCTTAAAACATGACTAATAAAGAGATCTAGCTGATAATGTTGAGTCaatgtaattttataaatataaaatatactttttttttttctaagtgaTAGACTCGTGGTTGAAAATATTTACTTTAAACTAATAGATACAACCGCAAAGATGAatgctaaaatttaaaatttaatgtttgaattaaatctattaaatttaatttttcaaaaggtttaaattttaaaattatattcgaagaatttaaatttaaaattcaaaatttaaatccaaaaattgGCCGACTTTGTTGagaatttgtcaaaaaaaaaatttaaatttcaaagttgacatcatttttatttattttatttatttactttggAGAATATTGACTCACCACAATAATAGAGtttgaatttaaaatcttaTGTGTATATATTGCACAAAAATAATTATGCCACTATAGCTACTACTACAGTAATAActtgcaatatatatatataaacaaaaatacacataaaaatttATGCAGAAGATATAATTATGTCTGAATCATTTAATAAATTAGTACATATTAATATAATGCTCCAAATCTCATCATCTCCTTTTGTTGCATTATGCCATCTTTTTTTCGTTAGGATTCtagaaattttttcaatttgtaTTGCTGCAACCAGGAACCAGGGATGATTGAGgtaaattcttttatttaaatattaaaattaaattggacGAAATCGTTACAcgtgtgtatttttattaatgaagacacatttTTATTGTTGAAATGGTGGATGTGAGCACCAAAACATTATATTCGTGTATATACATAACTTACTATTCGGTAGGTCGTGTACTGGACGGTTCGGGGTGATCCTTGTGCGGATAGGTGGGACGTGACTTGGAATGGGTTGCGAGGGTGAGGCGAGAAACCGACGTTCCGAGCTTTCAAAGAGAGAGGGGGTGTCacttgcaaagacactccgacgctcaagtcagttgAGTGTGCAGGCGAAAAAGGAGGGTAAGGTAGagtgtgacgtaccttgggggaaggGCAGGTCCTTCCCCATTTATACCGTGTCAGAAGTGGGCCCTTCAAGGACAGGCCCACTTTCCTCGAAGCTTCCTCACAGTTGTAGCGGAGAGCTGTTgaggacgcgtgtccgggtcgcgTAGCGAGCGGTAGGTGCCCAACCGTTCGGGTTGGGTCGTCATGGGGTCCGGTCGACCCGCGAGTGGCTTGGGCCgggccgtaacagtgcccccaacgCGCCGGCAATTAGCCGCACGGGCTGTTGGTGGCGTGTTATCTTTTTGCTCGTTGTCGTCGGGTCGGTCGCTCGTGGAGGGAACGCGCCTCCTGTGTGCGTGCCCGTTCGTTATTGGGACGATCATCCGTCGCCTCGTACCTTGTGCAGGACATTAAATGCTCATAATGGGTTGGAAAACCTTGTACGCAAAGACCATTTTTCCCCCAGGCCTTTCGTGCTCCATTTTTAGCAGTTTTAAACGGTTTTGCATGGGTTCTCCCTTCTCATTCTTGCTCTTCCCACATATTCCTTCTGCATTCCCTATCATCAAAGACTTGTTCCAGAATTCCTGTGCATTCTTTTCTCTTCTATCAAGGACGCGTGTCTGGGTCGCGTAGCGAGCGGTACGTGCACTCGTGGAGGGGACGCGCCTCCTGTGTGCGTGTCCGTTCGTTGTTGGGACGATCATCCGTCGCCTCGTACCTCGCGCAAGGCATTAAATGCTCATAATGGATTGAAAAATCCTGTACGCAAAGACCATTTTGTCCCCAGGCCTTTCGCGCTCCCTTTTCAGCAGTTTTAAACGGTTTTGCATGGGTTCTCCCTTCTCATTCTTGCTCTTCCCACATATTTCTTCTGCAttccctatcgtcaaagactTGTTCCAGAATTCCTGTGCGTTCCTTTCTCTTCCAAGTTCTTGCAATCAGTCCAGGTAACCATCgatcctttttcttctctttaatGTCTCTTTGCATGTTTACTGTGCGTGGTTGCTGCTTTGTTGTTTGGTTCCTGTAAAATAGATACCTCTTCAATGTCGAGTAAGTGTGCTAGGGGGTTGCCATTCTGGAATAGGCCTTATTTGATATTGACTTCAGGCATGTTTAGTTCGGGTTGTAGGGTAGACGTAGTTTCTGGGTTTTTTTCGAGCTCCCGACCTTATAGACTAATCGAGTGGTGCCCCCACTGTAGGTATGCCTCGTGTTGTCGCTCGGGCTTCAACCTCCGACGCGGGTTATGACCCGTATGCTTGGGTGGTCTCCGACCTCAGGGATTCTCCAAACCAAATGGGTGAGGAGGAGCTCACCGAGTTTCGTCAGGCCAACTATTTGTGTGGGGGTACTGACGAGGAGGCTAATTACGATGTATACGTCCCTGCTCCTCACGAGCGGCTATATGAGCTCAACTTCCATGCACCCCGGGTCCCCGATTGGATTTGGTTCTATAAAGCCATGTTTACCCAAGTGGGAGTTCGCATTCCTCTCTCCCCCTTCCAGATGGGACTTTTAAGTCGGATTTCTGTGGCGCCGTCGCAACTGCATCCGAACAGCTGGGCGTCGATTCGCTGTTTCAATATGGTATGTGAGTATCTGGAGCTGCCGGCATCTGTTGatgtcttcctcttcttcttcttcaaccttaCGAACCCTTCCAAGGAGGGGAAAGCGAGGAAAGGGTTTATGTCTTTCCGATCTGCCCAGGGGCAGAGAATATTTGGTTCGTTCGAGGACTCCTACCATGGGTTCAAGGATAAATACTTCAAGGTTCGACCGGTCAAGGGTCATCACCCCTTTTGGTTGTCATTGGAGAGAGAACGCCTCATCCCGACGTATTGGAGTTTCGGGGCGGGATCCAATACTTTTATCAAAGTTACCTATAAATGGATGTCGNNNNNNNNNNNNNNNNNNNNNNNNNNNNNNNNNNNNNNNNNNNNNNNNNNNNNNNNNNNNNNNNNNNNNNNNNNNNNNNNNNNNNNNNNNNNNNNNNNNNNNNNNNNNNNNNNNNNNNNNNNNNNNNNNNNNNNNNNNNNNNNNNNNNNNNNNNNNNNNNNNNNNNNNNNNNNNNNNNNNNNNNNNNNNNNNNNNNNNNNNNNNNNNNNNNNNNNNNNNNNNNNNNNNNNNNNNNNNNCGGAAGATAGCCGACGTGTTATGGGCCATTTTCGGGAGAAACCATGTAAATCCCCACCTCCTCATGGGTAGTCGGGAGGTCGCCCAGGATTATATTCGTGAGTCGCCTATGTCATGTTTGTATTTTGCTTGTTTTGTCTTAGTATGCTGGTTActaatttgttcatttcttgtttACAGTGGGGATGTCTGCTGAAGTCACCGGCCTTGAGAACTTGTTCAAGACTTTCTCGGAGGAAGAGGATGGTGAGGAGGCCGGAGGGCAATCAGTGGCGCCTCCCGAGGACGAGGGGACACAAACGGCGCCCACGCCTCCCGACGTAGTCATGGCGGATAAAATCGTTGATCCAATACATGGTTCCCCTGTTCTCCAGGAAGTGATGGGTACTGGACACTCGTCTTCCGTTCGTCGAGAGGAGGATGAGGAGTTGAGGGTCATCCCCACTCCCAAAAGACAAAGGTCGCAGTCTAGCCCTGAAGGGGTCCTTACCATTATGGAAAGGAACTTCATTGCCGGGTCTTTCATAGATACCCAATTGCTTCCCGGCATGGAGGAACATTTCCATGGTACCAACCTCTCCGGGCAAGCACGATGAATGTATCGCACCCTCCTTCGCGGCGCGGCCATAGCTCAGAAGGCTAAGTTCGAGCTGTCGGGAATGGCGTCGCTTCGTCAGAAACTCGAGACCGCTGCCACAGCCAATAataagctcaaggctcaagttGAAACACTTCAGG
This portion of the Arachis duranensis cultivar V14167 chromosome 6, aradu.V14167.gnm2.J7QH, whole genome shotgun sequence genome encodes:
- the LOC107494008 gene encoding uncharacterized protein LOC107494008, which gives rise to MARNFDDMFNEALYGKRRRQDNTLIDNWFDECLLEDSEEENIDRNEPVYNADIFRRRFQMRRHVFLRIVDTLPNVYSYFQQRVDATGRRGLSPLQKCTAVIWMLAYGVAANAVDDYVCIGEITTIECLKKFVEGVISVFEDKYLRKSNPNDIQRLLQMADGRGFPSMLGSIDCMHWQ
- the LOC107494009 gene encoding uncharacterized protein LOC107494009 codes for the protein MSGYRGVATIVLEVVASSDLRIWHTFFGVFGSNNDINVLDHGIYPEWVTFVKSISKPQGKKRKLFAQYQEGQRKDVERAFGVLQAHFAIIRGPAHFWKKKKLANIMRAYIILHNMIVEDERDTYAGNFAQGLEYDDVENGLSQHQLGEEDFAPYHQFLQRNAQLQNRQQHRQLKEDLIEHIWQFHNACRQL